Proteins from a genomic interval of Geodermatophilus obscurus DSM 43160:
- a CDS encoding sensor histidine kinase, giving the protein MDPRPRWYRVGWALPWLLFQFFPVADLVTTDRPLVVRLVAGAGLLVFTVVYLDVFHRAFGSCWTGSLLGRLAVVAALGVALAVWMGPSWAGLLIYVSAASAAALPTRWVWPAVVAAAAVCAAVLVLHGERGLLILPVLCLLTAFALRGTRHLISVNAELAEAREELARNAVAEERLRFARDLHDLLGHSLSLIALKSELAGRLAEADPARARAEMADVEAAARRALAEVRDAVSGYRQVSCAQALAEARSALSGAGIAVRLPARVPALPGPVDAALGWVVREATTNVLRHSGARSVTVSLTEDGGEAVLTVSDDGRGPADDTTPGSGLTGLAERVGALGGALTGGAGRDGGYELRAVLPLAPVPAGVAR; this is encoded by the coding sequence GTGGACCCCCGCCCCCGCTGGTACCGCGTCGGCTGGGCGCTGCCCTGGCTGCTGTTCCAGTTCTTCCCGGTCGCCGACCTGGTCACCACCGACCGCCCGCTCGTCGTCCGGCTGGTCGCCGGCGCCGGTCTGCTCGTCTTCACCGTCGTCTACCTCGACGTCTTCCACCGGGCCTTCGGCAGCTGCTGGACCGGGTCCCTGCTGGGCCGGCTGGCCGTGGTCGCCGCGCTCGGCGTCGCGCTGGCCGTCTGGATGGGCCCGTCCTGGGCCGGGCTGCTCATCTACGTGTCCGCGGCCTCGGCGGCCGCGCTGCCGACGCGGTGGGTGTGGCCGGCCGTGGTCGCGGCGGCCGCCGTGTGCGCGGCGGTGCTCGTCCTCCACGGCGAACGGGGGCTGCTCATCCTGCCGGTGCTGTGCCTGCTCACCGCGTTCGCGCTTCGCGGCACCCGGCACCTGATCTCGGTCAACGCGGAGCTCGCCGAGGCCCGCGAGGAGCTCGCCCGCAACGCCGTCGCCGAGGAGCGGCTGCGGTTCGCCCGCGACCTGCACGACCTGCTCGGGCACAGCCTGTCGCTCATCGCGCTCAAGAGCGAGCTGGCCGGCCGGCTGGCCGAGGCCGACCCGGCGCGGGCGCGGGCCGAGATGGCCGACGTCGAGGCCGCCGCCCGCCGCGCGCTGGCCGAGGTCCGCGACGCGGTCAGCGGCTACCGCCAGGTCAGCTGCGCCCAGGCGCTGGCCGAGGCGCGCTCGGCGCTGTCCGGCGCCGGGATCGCCGTCCGGCTGCCCGCCCGGGTGCCGGCGCTGCCCGGCCCGGTCGACGCGGCGCTGGGCTGGGTGGTCCGCGAGGCGACGACGAACGTGCTGCGGCACAGCGGCGCCCGCTCGGTGACCGTCTCGCTCACCGAGGACGGCGGGGAGGCCGTGCTGACCGTCTCCGACGACGGCCGCGGCCCGGCCGACGACACCACGCCCGGCTCCGGCCTCACCGGACTGGCCGAGCGGGTGGGCGCGCTGGGTGGGGCGCTCACCGGCGGCGCCGGCCGGGACGGCGGCTACGAGCTGCGCGCCGTCCTGCCCCTGGCGCCGGTGCCCGCCGGGGTGGCCCGGTGA
- a CDS encoding response regulator transcription factor — MIRVLVAEDQSMVRGALRALLELEADITVVAEVGRGDEVLAAAREHTPDVALLDIEMPGQDGIDAARELAAELPGVRAVVLTTFGRPGFLRRAMEVGAAGFLVKDAPVAELAKAIRAVVAGERVIDRDLAAAALAIGATPLSTREADVLREAADGATVADIARRLFLSEGTVRNYLSSAIGKTGARTRVEAARVAADKGWL; from the coding sequence GTGATCCGCGTGCTCGTCGCCGAGGACCAGTCGATGGTGCGCGGCGCGCTGCGGGCGCTGCTGGAACTGGAGGCGGACATCACCGTCGTCGCCGAGGTCGGCCGCGGCGACGAGGTGCTCGCCGCCGCCCGGGAGCACACCCCCGACGTCGCGCTGCTCGACATCGAGATGCCCGGCCAGGACGGCATCGACGCGGCGCGGGAGCTGGCCGCCGAGCTGCCGGGCGTGCGCGCCGTCGTCCTCACCACGTTCGGCCGGCCGGGCTTCCTGCGCCGCGCCATGGAGGTCGGCGCGGCGGGGTTCCTGGTGAAGGACGCGCCCGTCGCCGAGCTCGCGAAGGCGATCCGCGCCGTCGTCGCCGGCGAGCGGGTGATCGACCGTGACCTCGCGGCCGCGGCGCTGGCCATCGGCGCCACACCGCTGTCGACCCGCGAGGCCGACGTGCTGCGGGAGGCGGCTGACGGCGCGACCGTCGCCGACATCGCCCGCCGGCTGTTCCTCTCCGAGGGGACGGTGCGCAACTACCTGTCCTCGGCAATCGGCAAGACCGGCGCGCGCACCCGCGTCGAGGCCGCCCGCGTGGCGGCCGACAAGGGCTGGCTGTAG
- the hrcA gene encoding heat-inducible transcriptional repressor HrcA: MAHDERRLQVLRAIVQDYVSTNDPVGSKALAERHDLGVSPATIRNDMAVLEEQGYITQPHTSAGRVPTDKGYRLFVDRLSALKPLSVAEKRAIERFLDGALDLHDILSRTVRLLAQLTHQVAVVQYPTLSRSAVRHLEVVQVATARLLLVLITDTGRVEQRLLDCPVDVDRDDVADLRALLNQTFAGAKLADAAGLVPDLLETAPPHLRRLVAAVSAALVETLVEPGEDRLVIGGTANLARVAVDFPGSLRPLLEALEEQVVVLRLISEVDTGGAVLVRIGEENAHEALSGASVVSVGYGSGDRALGGLGIVGPTRMDYPTNMAAVRAVARYVGQILAES, translated from the coding sequence GTGGCGCACGACGAGCGCCGCCTGCAGGTCCTGCGGGCCATCGTCCAGGACTACGTCTCGACCAACGACCCGGTGGGCAGCAAGGCCCTCGCCGAGCGGCACGACCTCGGCGTCTCACCGGCCACCATCCGCAACGACATGGCCGTGCTCGAGGAGCAGGGCTACATCACCCAGCCGCACACCAGCGCCGGCCGGGTGCCCACCGACAAGGGCTACCGGCTCTTCGTCGACCGGCTCTCGGCGCTCAAGCCGCTGTCGGTTGCGGAGAAGCGGGCGATCGAGCGGTTCCTCGACGGTGCGCTCGACCTGCACGACATCCTCAGCCGGACCGTGCGGCTGCTGGCCCAGCTGACCCACCAGGTCGCCGTCGTCCAGTACCCGACCCTCTCGCGCAGCGCGGTCCGCCACCTCGAGGTGGTGCAGGTGGCCACCGCCCGGCTGCTGCTGGTCCTCATCACCGACACCGGTCGGGTCGAGCAGCGGCTGCTGGACTGCCCGGTCGACGTCGACCGCGACGACGTCGCCGACCTGCGCGCGCTGCTCAACCAGACCTTCGCCGGGGCCAAGCTCGCCGACGCCGCGGGCCTGGTGCCCGACCTGCTGGAGACCGCGCCGCCGCACCTGCGCCGGCTGGTCGCCGCCGTGAGCGCCGCCCTCGTGGAGACGCTGGTGGAGCCGGGGGAGGACCGCCTGGTCATCGGCGGGACGGCGAACCTCGCGCGGGTCGCCGTCGACTTCCCCGGCAGCCTGCGCCCGCTGCTGGAGGCGCTGGAGGAGCAGGTCGTCGTCCTGCGCCTGATCAGCGAGGTGGACACCGGGGGTGCCGTCCTCGTGCGGATCGGCGAGGAGAACGCCCACGAGGCGCTCTCCGGTGCATCGGTCGTCTCCGTGGGGTACGGCTCGGGGGACCGCGCCCTCGGTGGGCTGGGCATCGTCGGCCCCACCCGCATGGACTACCCGACCAACATGGCCGCGGTGCGTGCCGTGGCCCGCTACGTCGGCCAGATCCTGGCCGAGAGCTGA
- the dnaJ gene encoding molecular chaperone DnaJ, giving the protein MATDYYGVLGLARGASDNEIKKAYRRLARDLHPDVNPDPGAKERFQEVSRAYQALTDPEKRRIVDLGGDPFDNGAGAGAGGFGGAGFGGLGDIMDAFFGGGATTRGPRSRVRAGGDALIRLDLDLDETVFGTTKDITVDTAVLCDACTGAGTAPGTHPTTCVTCSGRGEVQSVQRSFLGQVVATRPCPTCAGTGQVIPEPCPKCGGDGRVRARRTIPVKVPAGVEDGMRIRLTGHGEVGPGGGPAGDLYVEIAERPHDVFTRDGEDLHCRVTLPMTAAALGTTLTLETLDGQEEVDIRPGTQSGSVLTLRAKGAPRLRATGRGNLMVHVEVETPTRLDAEQEKLLRELAALRGEDRPAAAGADGHGGLFSRLFK; this is encoded by the coding sequence ATGGCAACCGACTACTACGGCGTGCTGGGCCTGGCCCGCGGAGCCTCCGACAACGAGATCAAGAAGGCCTACCGTCGGCTGGCCCGGGACCTGCACCCGGACGTCAACCCCGACCCCGGGGCCAAGGAGCGCTTCCAGGAGGTCAGCCGCGCCTACCAGGCGCTGACCGACCCGGAGAAGCGCCGCATCGTCGACCTCGGCGGCGACCCGTTCGACAACGGCGCGGGCGCCGGGGCCGGCGGCTTCGGCGGGGCCGGCTTCGGCGGGCTCGGCGACATCATGGACGCCTTTTTCGGCGGCGGGGCGACCACGCGTGGCCCGCGCAGCCGGGTGCGCGCCGGCGGTGACGCCCTCATCCGTCTCGACCTCGACCTCGACGAGACGGTGTTCGGCACGACCAAGGACATCACCGTCGACACCGCCGTCCTGTGCGACGCGTGCACCGGTGCGGGCACCGCGCCCGGCACCCACCCGACCACCTGCGTCACCTGCTCGGGCCGCGGCGAGGTGCAGAGCGTGCAGCGCTCCTTCCTCGGTCAGGTCGTGGCCACCCGCCCCTGCCCGACCTGCGCCGGCACCGGCCAGGTCATCCCCGAGCCGTGCCCGAAGTGCGGCGGCGACGGGCGCGTGCGGGCCCGGCGCACCATCCCGGTCAAGGTGCCGGCCGGCGTCGAGGACGGCATGCGGATCCGGCTGACCGGCCACGGCGAGGTCGGTCCCGGCGGCGGGCCCGCCGGTGACCTGTACGTGGAGATCGCCGAGCGGCCGCACGACGTCTTCACCCGGGACGGCGAGGACCTGCACTGCCGGGTCACCCTGCCGATGACCGCCGCCGCGCTGGGCACCACCCTCACCCTCGAGACCCTCGACGGGCAGGAGGAGGTCGACATCCGGCCGGGCACCCAGTCCGGCAGCGTGCTCACCCTGCGCGCCAAGGGCGCCCCGCGGCTGCGTGCCACCGGCCGGGGCAACCTGATGGTGCACGTGGAGGTCGAGACGCCGACCCGCCTGGACGCCGAGCAGGAGAAGCTGCTGCGCGAGCTGGCCGCGTTGCGCGGCGAGGACCGTCCGGCCGCCGCCGGTGCCGACGGCCACGGCGGGCTCTTCTCCCGGCTGTTCAAGTGA
- a CDS encoding 16S rRNA (uracil(1498)-N(3))-methyltransferase, translating into MSAVPTDDRVPELDGAPLFLLDELPDTADLLVDGAEGRHAVDVLRLTPGERVRVGDGRGTVAAGEVTAAGPQGLRVQVSARHEVPPPALELVLVQALPKGERGPLAVELATELGVDRIVPWAASRCVTRWREDRAAKGVAKWRAAARAASKQSRRPRVPEVTDVLTTRQVCGALADVDVALVLHEQARHPLARIELPTSGSIAVIVGPEGGLSDGEVVALNAAGARPVRLGPEVLRTSTAGAAALAALSVRTRWA; encoded by the coding sequence GTGAGCGCCGTCCCCACCGACGACCGGGTGCCCGAGCTCGACGGCGCGCCGCTGTTCCTGCTCGACGAGCTGCCCGACACCGCCGACCTGCTGGTCGACGGTGCCGAGGGCCGGCACGCCGTCGACGTGCTGCGGCTGACCCCCGGGGAGCGGGTGCGCGTCGGCGACGGCCGCGGCACCGTCGCCGCGGGCGAGGTCACCGCCGCCGGGCCGCAGGGCCTGCGGGTGCAGGTCTCCGCCCGCCACGAGGTGCCGCCGCCGGCGTTGGAGCTGGTGCTGGTGCAGGCGCTGCCGAAGGGTGAGCGCGGTCCGCTGGCGGTGGAGCTCGCGACGGAGCTCGGCGTCGACCGGATCGTGCCGTGGGCGGCCTCGCGCTGCGTGACCCGCTGGCGGGAGGACCGTGCGGCCAAGGGCGTCGCGAAGTGGCGCGCTGCGGCCCGGGCGGCCAGCAAGCAGTCCCGCCGTCCCCGCGTGCCCGAGGTCACCGACGTGCTGACCACCCGCCAGGTGTGCGGCGCGCTGGCCGACGTCGACGTGGCCCTGGTCCTGCACGAGCAGGCCCGCCACCCGCTGGCCCGCATCGAGCTGCCGACGTCCGGCTCGATCGCGGTGATCGTGGGCCCGGAGGGCGGGCTCAGCGACGGCGAGGTGGTGGCGCTGAACGCCGCCGGCGCCCGCCCGGTGCGGCTCGGCCCGGAGGTGCTGCGCACCTCGACCGCCGGCGCCGCCGCCCTCGCTGCGCTCTCCGTCCGCACCCGCTGGGCGTGA
- a CDS encoding DUF418 domain-containing protein, translating into MSVGATPRTTPQPAAAPPARIASLDVLRGVAILGTLATNIWIFTDPGGFLGYLAEDTASATPAGWAGIEAVLQQLSQGKFLGLLTLMFGTGLEIQRRSALRSARRWPGRYPVRAALLFLDGVVHYLLVVEFDVLMGYAVTGAVVAYLLATSERAQRTWMVAAAAVHVLLLGLVTAALTAAPTRPAPGVIQPNPYADGSWWDLVLLRVDNALLFRFEPVFIQASSVALFLLGAWLLRAGALDPDGVALRRRLLVVGAVALPVDLALGVFGGTAGLVLARYGTAPLVALGLLALVVEGVGRRERLGAGGRRLAEVGRMALSSYVLQNVVASALCYGWGLGLASRLDPAARVPATVALYALVAAVVVVSAHLWLRRFARGPVEWLWNASYRALTRGR; encoded by the coding sequence ATGTCCGTGGGTGCGACACCGCGCACGACCCCCCAGCCCGCCGCGGCGCCGCCCGCGCGCATCGCGTCGCTCGACGTGCTGCGCGGCGTGGCCATTTTGGGCACGCTCGCCACCAACATCTGGATCTTCACCGACCCGGGCGGGTTCCTCGGGTACCTCGCCGAGGACACCGCCTCGGCCACCCCGGCCGGGTGGGCCGGGATCGAGGCGGTGCTGCAGCAGCTGTCCCAGGGCAAGTTCCTCGGGCTGCTCACGTTGATGTTCGGCACCGGCCTGGAGATCCAGCGGCGGTCGGCCCTGCGCTCGGCACGGCGGTGGCCCGGGCGGTACCCGGTCCGCGCGGCCCTGCTGTTCCTCGACGGCGTCGTGCACTACCTGCTGGTCGTGGAGTTCGACGTCCTGATGGGCTACGCCGTCACAGGAGCGGTGGTGGCCTACCTCCTCGCCACGAGCGAGCGCGCCCAGCGCACCTGGATGGTCGCGGCCGCGGCCGTGCACGTGCTGCTGCTCGGCCTGGTCACGGCCGCGCTGACCGCCGCCCCGACACGACCGGCCCCCGGGGTGATCCAGCCGAACCCCTACGCCGACGGGTCGTGGTGGGACCTCGTGCTGCTGCGGGTGGACAACGCCCTGCTGTTCCGCTTCGAGCCGGTGTTCATCCAGGCCTCGTCGGTGGCCCTGTTCCTCCTGGGCGCCTGGCTGCTGCGGGCCGGCGCGCTCGATCCGGACGGGGTCGCGCTGCGCCGCCGGCTGCTCGTCGTCGGTGCCGTGGCGCTGCCGGTGGACCTCGCGCTCGGCGTGTTCGGCGGCACGGCCGGGCTCGTCCTCGCCCGGTACGGCACCGCCCCGCTGGTCGCCCTCGGCCTGCTCGCCCTCGTGGTCGAGGGGGTCGGCCGCCGCGAGCGGCTCGGCGCGGGAGGACGGCGACTGGCCGAGGTGGGGCGGATGGCGCTGAGCAGCTACGTGCTGCAGAACGTCGTCGCGTCGGCACTCTGCTACGGCTGGGGTCTCGGCCTGGCGTCGCGGCTGGACCCCGCCGCCCGGGTGCCGGCGACCGTCGCGCTGTACGCACTGGTCGCCGCGGTGGTCGTGGTCTCCGCGCACCTGTGGCTGCGCCGCTTCGCCCGCGGCCCGGTGGAGTGGCTGTGGAACGCCTCGTACCGGGCGCTGACGCGCGGCCGCTGA
- a CDS encoding TetR/AcrR family transcriptional regulator, with amino-acid sequence MTEPADRLLDCVLDLLVAEGYEGISIRRVATAAGVSIGAVQHHFATKDALLAAAMDRVSQQFQERLERRIAPGAGPGEWLRAVGDELVSTGEERRPASVIWLVRMARAAVHEPTAEVHRREWQQVEDLLAQLVAAARPDLAEEAVRDEATVLLALLDGLAGAVAVEPGRVPAERAEALVARHLDALLDPTRPPA; translated from the coding sequence GTGACCGAGCCCGCCGACCGCCTCCTCGACTGCGTGCTCGACCTGCTGGTGGCCGAGGGGTACGAGGGCATCAGCATCCGGCGGGTCGCCACGGCGGCCGGGGTGTCGATCGGGGCGGTGCAGCACCACTTCGCCACCAAGGACGCCCTGCTGGCCGCGGCGATGGACCGGGTGTCCCAGCAGTTCCAGGAACGACTGGAGCGGCGCATCGCGCCGGGAGCCGGGCCGGGCGAGTGGCTGCGCGCGGTCGGCGACGAGCTGGTGAGCACCGGGGAGGAGCGCCGGCCGGCGAGCGTGATCTGGCTGGTGCGCATGGCGCGCGCCGCCGTCCACGAGCCGACCGCCGAGGTGCACCGGCGGGAGTGGCAGCAGGTGGAGGACCTGCTCGCCCAGCTGGTCGCCGCCGCGCGTCCCGATCTGGCGGAGGAGGCGGTCCGGGACGAGGCGACGGTGCTGCTGGCGCTGCTCGACGGGCTGGCCGGCGCGGTCGCCGTCGAGCCCGGCCGGGTGCCGGCGGAGCGGGCGGAGGCGCTGGTGGCCCGGCACCTGGACGCGCTCCTGGACCCCACCCGGCCCCCGGCGTGA
- a CDS encoding PhnE/PtxC family ABC transporter permease, translating into MTALLDRAVAPPVLRRDRRRWAWGGGAAAVLLWSLAGAGLFSGDVVNPGGTAQFGRFASAALVPALDAQFLGVLARSALVTVAYAAAGTALALVLGAGGAVLVSRTTWGRRRAGWLAARGVLAVPRGLHEAVWGLLLVNVLGLDPWVGVLAIGLPYGAGTAKVFADLVDEVPRGAYRALRAAGAGRPAAALYGLLPPAAGGLLSYALYRLECAVRSAVVLGMVGAGGLGYQLALSFASLRWEQVWSAVYALSLLCLVADVAGRAVRRRLAAPPPSDRRDPVLTGTVAGTVVLVGWSCWYLALSPATLVSERTAAQLAHVLGAAWPPATDGDLLRTIGVLAVDTVQMSVVAIAVALLGAILLAGPAARAGGRPGPGRRVVGVLVRGGLLLLRAVPPPVWALVLLFVLLPGVLPGALALGVYTLGVLGRLAAEATEELDPRPRAALTALGARPAGAWLYGVLPLAAGPVLAYALYRWEVAIRDTVLVGLLGAGGLGALLASELATFDWAAATTVLAAVVVLTWLVDLVSARARAALR; encoded by the coding sequence GTGACGGCGCTGCTCGACCGCGCGGTGGCCCCGCCGGTGCTGCGGCGGGACCGGCGCCGCTGGGCGTGGGGTGGAGGCGCAGCGGCGGTGCTGCTCTGGTCGCTGGCCGGCGCGGGTCTGTTCAGCGGGGACGTGGTGAACCCGGGCGGGACGGCGCAGTTCGGCCGCTTCGCCTCCGCTGCCCTCGTCCCGGCGCTGGACGCGCAGTTCCTCGGCGTCCTGGCGCGGTCCGCGCTGGTCACGGTCGCCTACGCCGCGGCGGGCACCGCCCTGGCGCTCGTGCTGGGCGCGGGGGGTGCGGTGCTGGTCTCGCGCACCACGTGGGGAAGGCGCCGAGCCGGCTGGTTGGCCGCCCGGGGCGTGCTCGCCGTCCCGCGGGGGCTGCACGAGGCGGTGTGGGGGCTGCTGCTGGTCAACGTGCTCGGCCTGGACCCGTGGGTGGGCGTGCTGGCCATCGGGCTGCCCTACGGTGCCGGAACCGCCAAGGTCTTCGCCGACCTGGTCGACGAGGTGCCCCGCGGGGCGTACCGGGCGCTGCGGGCCGCGGGAGCCGGGCGCCCGGCCGCGGCGCTCTACGGGCTGCTGCCGCCGGCCGCGGGCGGGCTGCTGTCCTACGCGCTCTACCGGCTGGAGTGCGCGGTCCGCTCCGCCGTCGTCCTCGGGATGGTCGGCGCCGGCGGGCTGGGCTACCAGCTGGCGCTGTCGTTCGCGTCGCTGCGCTGGGAACAGGTCTGGAGCGCGGTCTACGCGCTGTCGCTGCTCTGCCTGGTCGCCGACGTGGCGGGGCGGGCGGTGCGCCGGCGACTGGCCGCGCCCCCGCCGTCCGACCGCCGCGACCCGGTGCTGACCGGGACCGTCGCCGGCACCGTCGTGCTGGTCGGGTGGTCGTGCTGGTACCTGGCGCTGTCGCCGGCGACGCTGGTGTCCGAGCGCACCGCCGCGCAGCTGGCGCACGTGCTGGGCGCGGCCTGGCCGCCGGCGACCGACGGCGACCTGCTGCGCACGATCGGCGTGCTGGCCGTGGACACGGTGCAGATGTCGGTGGTCGCGATCGCCGTCGCGCTGCTGGGCGCGATACTGCTGGCCGGTCCGGCGGCGCGCGCGGGCGGGCGGCCGGGGCCGGGACGGCGGGTCGTGGGGGTGCTGGTGCGCGGCGGGCTGCTCCTGCTGCGTGCCGTGCCGCCGCCGGTGTGGGCCCTGGTGCTGCTCTTCGTGCTGCTGCCCGGGGTGCTGCCGGGCGCGCTGGCGCTGGGCGTCTACACGCTGGGGGTGCTGGGCCGGCTGGCCGCGGAGGCCACCGAGGAGCTCGACCCGCGTCCGCGGGCTGCGCTCACCGCGCTGGGCGCCCGGCCGGCTGGGGCGTGGCTGTACGGGGTGCTGCCCCTCGCGGCCGGGCCGGTGCTGGCCTACGCGCTGTACCGGTGGGAGGTCGCCATCCGCGACACCGTGCTCGTCGGGCTGCTGGGCGCCGGTGGGCTCGGTGCGCTGCTCGCCTCGGAGCTGGCGACCTTCGACTGGGCCGCGGCGACGACGGTGCTCGCGGCGGTCGTCGTCCTGACCTGGCTGGTCGACCTGGTCAGCGCCCGCGCCCGCGCCGCCCTGCGCTGA
- a CDS encoding phosphonate ABC transporter ATP-binding protein, translating to MTAVLRLDGVTVRFGGTTALAGVDLAVGPGERVAVVGASGAGKSTLLAVANGAVPPTAGTVRVLGADPAALSGRERRRLRARVGTVHQALELVGRLRVVHDVNAGRLAQWSAARAAWSLVRPQGLPEVLAALEQVGLADRAFERTERLSGGQRQRVAIARLLVQQPDLVLADEPASALDPVLADRVLTLLGEPALARGGALVAALHDPGLVRRHCDRVVGLAEGRVVLDRPVAALSATDLAEFYGAAT from the coding sequence CTGACCGCCGTCCTGCGGCTGGACGGCGTCACGGTCCGGTTCGGCGGGACGACGGCGCTGGCCGGGGTCGACCTGGCGGTCGGGCCCGGCGAGCGGGTCGCCGTCGTCGGCGCCTCGGGAGCCGGCAAGTCCACGCTGCTCGCAGTGGCGAACGGGGCGGTGCCGCCCACCGCCGGGACGGTGCGGGTGCTCGGCGCCGACCCGGCCGCGCTGTCCGGGCGGGAGCGCCGCCGGCTGCGGGCTCGGGTCGGCACCGTGCACCAGGCGCTGGAGCTGGTCGGCCGCCTGCGCGTGGTGCACGACGTCAACGCCGGCCGGCTGGCGCAGTGGTCGGCAGCCCGGGCGGCCTGGTCGCTGGTGCGCCCGCAGGGCCTGCCCGAGGTGCTCGCGGCGCTGGAGCAGGTGGGCCTCGCCGACCGCGCGTTCGAGCGCACCGAGCGGCTCTCCGGCGGTCAGCGGCAGCGGGTGGCGATCGCCCGCCTGCTGGTGCAGCAGCCGGACCTGGTGCTGGCCGACGAGCCGGCGTCCGCGCTGGACCCGGTGCTCGCCGACCGGGTGCTGACGCTGCTCGGCGAGCCGGCCCTGGCCCGCGGCGGCGCGCTGGTGGCGGCGCTGCACGACCCCGGGCTGGTGCGGCGGCACTGCGACCGGGTGGTGGGGCTGGCCGAGGGCCGGGTCGTGCTCGACCGCCCGGTGGCCGCGCTGTCGGCGACCGACCTGGCGGAGTTCTACGGAGCGGCGACGTGA
- a CDS encoding putative selenate ABC transporter substrate-binding protein — protein sequence MGARRVARSGGPEAQSLLPRRTLLAGAGVALAAAVTGCGRSAASTSPGPLRVGAIPDQDPEVLQRLHGTVSDAMSRALDLEVEYTPVTDYAAAVSLFRTGDLDLVWFGGLTGVQARLQTPGAEPVAQRDIDRAFTSVFVVNAGTGLAPSDDLTALAPLRFTYGSETSTSGRLMPAWFLREAGVDPQGFPGGPGFSGSHDATLALVASGSYQAGVLNAQVWRSRTAEGAVDPAVVRYAETPPYSDYHWLLGPRAAERTGVPGLRNRLLDFFTGLPAGSPVLELFGAGAFVPVRASDHDRIEEIGRDLGLVS from the coding sequence GTGGGCGCCCGCCGCGTCGCCCGGTCGGGTGGCCCCGAAGCCCAGTCCCTGCTCCCCCGCCGCACCCTGCTGGCCGGCGCCGGCGTCGCCCTCGCCGCCGCGGTGACCGGCTGCGGCCGCTCCGCCGCCTCGACCTCCCCCGGCCCGCTGCGCGTCGGCGCCATCCCCGACCAGGACCCCGAGGTCCTCCAACGCCTGCACGGCACCGTCTCCGACGCGATGTCGCGAGCGCTCGACCTCGAGGTGGAGTACACCCCGGTCACCGACTACGCCGCCGCCGTCTCCCTCTTCCGCACCGGCGACCTCGACCTCGTGTGGTTCGGCGGGCTCACCGGCGTCCAGGCCCGGCTGCAGACCCCGGGAGCCGAGCCGGTCGCCCAGCGCGACATCGACCGGGCGTTCACCTCGGTGTTCGTCGTCAACGCCGGCACCGGGCTCGCGCCGTCCGACGACCTCACCGCGCTGGCCCCGCTGCGGTTCACCTACGGCAGCGAGACCTCGACGTCGGGGCGGCTGATGCCCGCGTGGTTCCTGCGCGAGGCCGGCGTGGACCCGCAGGGCTTCCCCGGCGGGCCCGGCTTCTCCGGCTCGCACGACGCCACGCTCGCGCTGGTTGCCTCCGGCAGCTACCAGGCCGGGGTGCTCAACGCCCAGGTCTGGCGGTCGCGCACCGCGGAGGGCGCGGTCGACCCGGCGGTCGTGCGCTACGCCGAGACCCCGCCGTACTCCGACTACCACTGGCTGCTCGGCCCGCGGGCCGCCGAGCGGACCGGCGTCCCCGGCCTGAGGAACCGGCTGCTGGACTTCTTCACCGGCCTGCCCGCCGGCTCACCCGTGCTGGAGCTCTTCGGGGCGGGGGCCTTCGTCCCCGTGCGGGCCTCCGACCACGACCGGATCGAGGAGATCGGCCGCGACCTGGGGCTGGTCAGCTGA